The following are encoded together in the Pseudomonas sp. IB20 genome:
- a CDS encoding DUF6586 family protein, producing MANELYTRTNQKIYFAGLSLEALGRAEEGKEMNAIALVQAGREAALFHLYGALLGLCHEIAGFYRLPQAGAPRAEMIVNRDVLESMAIPELAELVEMAQSPDSWIARLLKAHADMFQPPRVPHVPKGDVTQPLIVAVALEEDEPKPLSREELEGWRQELKKMALRFREGLNEC from the coding sequence ATGGCCAACGAACTCTATACCCGTACCAATCAGAAAATTTACTTCGCGGGTTTGTCCCTGGAGGCCCTTGGCCGTGCCGAGGAAGGGAAGGAGATGAATGCCATCGCGCTGGTCCAGGCCGGGCGTGAGGCGGCGTTGTTCCACCTGTACGGTGCCCTGCTGGGCCTGTGCCATGAAATTGCCGGGTTCTACCGCTTGCCCCAGGCCGGTGCGCCCCGTGCAGAGATGATCGTGAACCGCGACGTGCTGGAAAGCATGGCGATTCCTGAGCTGGCCGAGCTGGTGGAAATGGCCCAGAGCCCTGACAGTTGGATTGCCCGCCTGCTCAAGGCGCATGCCGACATGTTCCAGCCGCCACGCGTTCCTCATGTGCCCAAGGGGGATGTGACACAGCCGCTGATCGTGGCCGTTGCCCTGGAAGAAGATGAGCCCAAGCCATTGAGCCGCGAAGAGCTGGAGGGCTGGCGTCAGGAGCTGAAGAAGATGGCGCTGCGGTTTCGCGAAGGTTTGAACGAGTGCTGA
- the sulA gene encoding SOS-induced cell division inhibitor SulA, producing MQLVHTPQHTQLSLFEAFMAQPLAPILKETVEAPWGSEPEAFSELSLRGAAGSCLSLLAPILRELSEEQDARWLTLIAPPASLTQAWLRDAGLNRERILLLQPRGMQSAQQLTCEALRLGRSHTVVSWLNPLNATAKQQLISAARTGDAQSLNIRLG from the coding sequence ATGCAGCTCGTGCACACCCCACAACACACACAACTGTCGCTGTTCGAGGCCTTTATGGCCCAACCCCTTGCGCCCATCCTCAAGGAAACGGTCGAGGCCCCGTGGGGCTCCGAACCTGAGGCGTTCAGTGAACTGTCGTTGCGCGGTGCAGCCGGGAGCTGCCTGAGCCTACTGGCGCCGATCCTTCGCGAACTGAGCGAGGAGCAGGACGCGCGCTGGCTGACGCTGATCGCCCCGCCCGCCAGCCTGACCCAGGCCTGGCTGCGGGACGCCGGCCTCAATCGCGAGCGCATTCTGTTGCTGCAGCCGCGCGGCATGCAAAGTGCCCAGCAGTTGACCTGCGAAGCCTTGCGCCTGGGCCGTAGCCATACGGTGGTGAGTTGGTTGAACCCGTTGAATGCTACAGCCAAGCAACAACTGATCAGCGCCGCACGTACGGGCGATGCGCAGAGCTTGAATATTCGGTTGGGGTAA
- the lexA gene encoding transcriptional repressor LexA produces MLKLTPRQAEILAFIKRCLDDNGYPPTRAEIALELGFKSPNAAEEHLKALARKGAIEMTPGASRGIRIPGFEAKADESTLPIIGRVAAGAPILAQQHVEESCNINPTFFHPRADYLLRVHGMSMKDVGIFDGDLLAVHTTREARNGQIVVARIGDEVTVKRFKREGSKVWLLAENPEFAPIEVNLKDQDLVIEGLSVGVIRR; encoded by the coding sequence ATGCTAAAACTGACGCCACGCCAAGCTGAGATTCTGGCTTTTATCAAGCGCTGCCTCGATGACAACGGCTACCCGCCGACCCGAGCGGAAATTGCGCTGGAGCTGGGGTTCAAATCCCCCAACGCCGCTGAAGAACACCTCAAGGCCCTCGCCCGCAAAGGCGCGATCGAGATGACCCCAGGTGCGTCACGCGGTATTCGCATCCCTGGCTTCGAAGCCAAGGCCGACGAATCGACCCTGCCGATCATCGGTCGCGTCGCCGCCGGTGCGCCGATCCTGGCGCAGCAGCACGTCGAGGAGTCCTGCAACATCAACCCGACCTTCTTCCATCCGCGTGCCGACTACCTGTTGCGCGTACACGGCATGAGCATGAAGGACGTGGGCATTTTCGACGGCGACCTGCTGGCCGTCCATACCACTCGTGAAGCCCGTAATGGCCAGATCGTCGTCGCGCGTATCGGCGATGAAGTCACCGTAAAACGCTTCAAGCGCGAAGGCAGCAAGGTCTGGCTATTGGCCGAGAACCCTGAGTTCGCCCCGATTGAAGTGAACCTGAAAGATCAGGACCTGGTGATCGAAGGCTTGAGCGTCGGCGTCATTCGCCGCTAA